One window from the genome of Daphnia pulex isolate KAP4 chromosome 9, ASM2113471v1 encodes:
- the LOC124202188 gene encoding histone deacetylase 6-like isoform X3: protein MSKQTKFSNFVKGRSPSNKKNEKLNVFVDHLQNTRDSKDKIRGQTGIVYDERMVEHQCLWDPNYPECPERFTRVLERCREYGLAQRCVEIQPRKATQDELLKLHTPDRIELLKGTDGSPDAEALEAISSGYDAIYIHPSTNELALLAAGSTVEMVDAILDGKIQNGMAVIRPPGHHAMKSEYCGYCFFNNVAVAAQHALDNKGVERILIVDWDVHHGQATQQMFYEDPRVLYFSVHRYEHGAFWPNLRESDFHYIGSGVGKGFNVNVPLNKTKMGNADYLAIWHQLLLPLAYEFQPELIIVSAGYDAALGCFEGEMEITPACYSHLTSSLMGLAQGKLAVVLEGGYCLKSLAEGAALTLRTLLGDPCPVIAKVEEPCQSIQESILSAIYVLRPMWKCLQFQGRFDASKVGSQKEGKHFVPSVTFEGSDVKQTLFATRNCYPVQSNETIDLLDQRLDKLIKETSLAVPKHRVCFIYDERMALHRNINEPGHPERPARITSIYQKLMEFGVLERCHRLDARDADREELLWLHQADYIDEIAATAGKKQSTLNQLERQYGSIFICPETYQAALLSAGSSLQIVESILSGESRSGIGVVRPPGHHAECDEAYGFCFFNNTALAAKYAIEIHHLERILIVDWDVHHGNGIQRMFEEDPRVLYISLHRFDIFPFKPEESDCNVVGSGSGAGYTVNIAWPKRGMGDTEYLAAFQQIIMPIAYQYNPQLVLVAAGFDAAQGDPLGGCKITPEGYGQMTNMLSSLAQGRVAILLEGGYNLDSISHSMTMCAKALLGDPLPSPRIEPLNPAAISTIKQVVSHLLPYWSSLCFHVDLPEGDVLPPCEVTKKPLSIEEQLEKLQLESSGATSQEPETIVEGTVLLLEACGVTEAAPPKTLQEFLLLPENVEAMKEGTLFSVVPLSWCPHIEGHVLPDDNVANPWGLQTPCSCCQDKSENWVCLSCYQVNCGRFVKGHMKEHHNESGHSLVLSFSDLSIWCYECDSYVDNRAFYSAKNRLHVEKFGEPLPPSFSG, encoded by the exons ATgagtaaacaaacaaagttttcGAATTTCGTGAAAGGTCGCTCAccatcgaataaaaaaaatgaaaaattaaatgtgttTGTGGATCACTTGCAAAAT ACTCGGGATTCTAAAGATAAGATACGTGGCCAAACAGGAATTGTTTATGATGAACGGATGGTTGAACACCAGTGTCTTTGGGATCCCAATTACCCTGAATGTCCAGAGAGATTCACTCGGGTTTTGGAAAG ATGCCGTGAATATGGGTTGGCTCAACGCTGTGTAGAAATTCAACCTAGAAAGGCAACTCAAGATGAGCTGTTGAAACTTCACACACCAGACAGAATTGAATTGCTCAAAGGAACAGATGGCAGTCCAGATGCTGAAGCATTAGAAGCTATCAGCTCAGGTTATGATGCCATTTACATTCATCCATCAACAAATGAGCTAGCATTGTTGGCAGCTGGATCAACAGTTGAGATGGTTGATGCCATACTGGATGGAAAGATACAAAATGGAATGGCTGTAATCAG ACCGCCAGGGCACCATGCAATGAAAAGTGAATATTGTGGCTATTGTTTCTTCAACAATGTAGCAGTTGCAGCCCAGCATGCATTAGATAACAAGGGTGTTGAAAGAATTCTGATTGTTGATTGGGATGTTCACCATGGCCAGGCAACTCAACAAATGTTCTACGAAGACCCCAG AGTCTTATATTTCTCGGTTCATCGTTATGAGCACGGAGCTTTTTGGCCCAATCTTCGTGAAAGCGATTTTCACTACATTGGAAGTGGAGTTGGCAAAGGCTTTAACGTGAACGTGCCACTgaataaaacgaaaatgggTAACGCCGACTATCTGGCCATTTGGCACCAGCTGCTATTGCCTCTGGCTTATGAA TTTCAACCAGAGTTGATTATTGTATCAGCCGGCTATGACGCTGCCTTGGGTTGTTTCGAG GGCGAAATGGAAATCACTCCCGCGTGCTACTCCCACTTGACGTCATCACTCATGGGGCTGGCCCAAGGCAAACTGGCTGTCGTTCTCGAA ggAGGGTACTGCTTGAAATCCTTAGCCGAAGGAGCTGCTCTGACCTTGCGAACATTGCTTGGTGATCCTTGCCCAGTCATTGCAAAAGTCGAAGAGCCTTGTCAAAG TATTCAGGAAAGTATTTTGAGCGCTATTTATGTGCTTCGCCCTATGTGGAAATGTCTACAGTTCCAGGGCCGTTTTGATGCTTCAAAAGTGGGTAGTCAAAAGGAAGGAAAGCACTTTGTACCCAGTGTCACTTTTGAAGGATCTGACGTCAAACAAACATTGTTTGCCACTCGAAACTGCTACCCAGTGCAGAGCAATGAGACGATTGACCTCTTGGATCAGCGCCTTGATAAGCTCATTAAAG aaacGAGCTTGGCAGTGCCTAAGCATCGCGTTTGTTTCATCTACGATGAAAGAATGGCTTTGCATCGTAATATCAACGAACC TGGACATCCGGAGCGACCTGCTAGAATCACTTCAATCTACCAGAAATTGATGGAATTCGGAGTGTTGGAGCGCTGCCACCGGCTGGATGCTCGAGATGCCGATCGCGAAGAATTGCTGTGGTTGCATCAGGCCGACTACATCGATGAGATTGCGGCGACCGCTGGTAAAAAGCAATCGACTCTCAACCAATTGGAACGGCAGTACGGATCCATCTTCATCTGTCCGGAAACCTATCAGGCTGCGTTGCTCTCAGCCGGCTCGTCTCTCCAAATTGTTGAAAGTATTTTGAGCGGTGAGAGTCGTAGTGGAATAGGAGTCGTCCGGCCACCGGGGCACCACGCGGAATGCGACGAAGCGTAcggcttttgtttcttcaacaACACGGCGCTGGCAGCCAAATATGCCATCGAGATTCATCATTTAGAAAG AATCCTTATCGTCGATTGGGATGTACACCACGGCAACGGAATCCAGCGGATGTTTGAAGAGGATCCGCGCGTATTGTACATTTCCTTGCATCGCTTCGACATCTTCCCTTTCAAACCGGAAGAATCTGATTGCAACGTAGTAGGAAGCGGATCCGGAGCTGGATACACAGTCAACATCGCTTGGCCCAaa AGAGGGATGGGCGACACGGAATACCTTGCTGCGTTCCAGCAGATTATTATGCCTATCGCTTATCAATACAATCCGCAGTTAGTTCTTGTTGCAGCTGGATTCGATGCGGCCCAGGGGGATCCGTTGGgag GCTGCAAGATTACTCCGGAAGGGTACGGACAAATGACGAACATGCTTAGTTCACTTGCTCAAGGACGTGTTGCTATCCTACTCGAAGGCGGCTACAATTTGGATTCCATTTCGCACTCGATGACCATGTGTGCCAAAGCTTTGCTGGGAGACCCATTACCTTCACCAAGAATCGAACCACTCAATCCGGCAGCCATCAGCACCATCAAGCAGGTCGTCAGCCATCTGCTTCCTTATTGGAGTAGCCTCTGTTTCCACGTTGATTTACCCGAAGGAGATGTTCTCCCGCCTTGTGAAGTTACGAAAAAGCCGCTCAGTATTGAAGAACAATTGGAGAAACTCCAACTCGAGTCATCAGGAGCAACCAGTCAGGAGCCAGAAACTATCGTAGAGGGTACTGTGCTACTGCTGGAAGCTTGCGGTGTGACTGAGGCTGCTCCTCCTAAAACACTTCAGGAATTCTTGCTGTTGCCAGAAAATGTTGag GCTATGAAGGAGGGTACGCTGTTTTCTGTGGTTCCTTTATCGTGGTGTCCACATATAGAAGGACACGTTCTACCCGATGATAATGTCGCCAATCCTTGGGGCCTGCAAACTCCTTGCTCATGTTGCCAGGATAAGTCAGAAAACTGGGTCTGCCTATCTTGTTATCAG GTCAACTGTGGACGGTTCGTAAAAGGTCACATGAAGGAACATCATAACGAGAGTGGTCATTCGCTGGTTCTCAGTTTCTCTGATCTGTCAATCTGGTGTTACGAATGTGATTCCTACGTCGATAACAGG GCATTCTATTCAGCCAAGAACCGACTACATGTGGAGAAGTTCGGCGAACCCTTGCCACCTTCGTTTTCAGGTTGA
- the LOC124202188 gene encoding histone deacetylase 6-like isoform X4, with protein MSKQTKFSNFVKGRSPSNKKNEKLNVFVDHLQNTRDSKDKIRGQTGIVYDERMVEHQCLWDPNYPECPERFTRVLERCREYGLAQRCVEIQPRKATQDELLKLHTPDRIELLKGTDGSPDAEALEAISSGYDAIYIHPSTNELALLAAGSTVEMVDAILDGKIQNGMAVIRPPGHHAMKSEYCGYCFFNNVAVAAQHALDNKGVERILIVDWDVHHGQATQQMFYEDPRVLYFSVHRYEHGAFWPNLRESDFHYIGSGVGKGFNVNVPLNKTKMGNADYLAIWHQLLLPLAYEFRPDLVLVSSGFDSALGDEKGEMEITPACYSHLTSSLMGLAQGKLAVVLEGGYCLKSLAEGAALTLRTLLGDPCPVIAKVEEPCQSIQESILSAIYVLRPMWKCLQFQGRFDASKVGSQKEGKHFVPSVTFEGSDVKQTLFATRNCYPVQSNETIDLLDQRLDKLIKETSLAVPKHRVCFIYDERMALHRNINEPGHPERPARITSIYQKLMEFGVLERCHRLDARDADREELLWLHQADYIDEIAATAGKKQSTLNQLERQYGSIFICPETYQAALLSAGSSLQIVESILSGESRSGIGVVRPPGHHAECDEAYGFCFFNNTALAAKYAIEIHHLERILIVDWDVHHGNGIQRMFEEDPRVLYISLHRFDIFPFKPEESDCNVVGSGSGAGYTVNIAWPKRGMGDTEYLAAFQQIIMPIAYQYNPQLVLVAAGFDAAQGDPLGGCKITPEGYGQMTNMLSSLAQGRVAILLEGGYNLDSISHSMTMCAKALLGDPLPSPRIEPLNPAAISTIKQVVSHLLPYWSSLCFHVDLPEGDVLPPCEVTKKPLSIEEQLEKLQLESSGATSQEPETIVEGTVLLLEACGVTEAAPPKTLQEFLLLPENVEAMKEGTLFSVVPLSWCPHIEGHVLPDDNVANPWGLQTPCSCCQDKSENWVCLSCYQVNCGRFVKGHMKEHHNESGHSLVLSFSDLSIWCYECDSYVDNRAFYSAKNRLHVEKFGEPLPPSFSG; from the exons ATgagtaaacaaacaaagttttcGAATTTCGTGAAAGGTCGCTCAccatcgaataaaaaaaatgaaaaattaaatgtgttTGTGGATCACTTGCAAAAT ACTCGGGATTCTAAAGATAAGATACGTGGCCAAACAGGAATTGTTTATGATGAACGGATGGTTGAACACCAGTGTCTTTGGGATCCCAATTACCCTGAATGTCCAGAGAGATTCACTCGGGTTTTGGAAAG ATGCCGTGAATATGGGTTGGCTCAACGCTGTGTAGAAATTCAACCTAGAAAGGCAACTCAAGATGAGCTGTTGAAACTTCACACACCAGACAGAATTGAATTGCTCAAAGGAACAGATGGCAGTCCAGATGCTGAAGCATTAGAAGCTATCAGCTCAGGTTATGATGCCATTTACATTCATCCATCAACAAATGAGCTAGCATTGTTGGCAGCTGGATCAACAGTTGAGATGGTTGATGCCATACTGGATGGAAAGATACAAAATGGAATGGCTGTAATCAG ACCGCCAGGGCACCATGCAATGAAAAGTGAATATTGTGGCTATTGTTTCTTCAACAATGTAGCAGTTGCAGCCCAGCATGCATTAGATAACAAGGGTGTTGAAAGAATTCTGATTGTTGATTGGGATGTTCACCATGGCCAGGCAACTCAACAAATGTTCTACGAAGACCCCAG AGTCTTATATTTCTCGGTTCATCGTTATGAGCACGGAGCTTTTTGGCCCAATCTTCGTGAAAGCGATTTTCACTACATTGGAAGTGGAGTTGGCAAAGGCTTTAACGTGAACGTGCCACTgaataaaacgaaaatgggTAACGCCGACTATCTGGCCATTTGGCACCAGCTGCTATTGCCTCTGGCTTATGAA TTCCGCCCTGATCTTGTTCTCGTCTCCTCTGGTTTCGATTCGGCACTAGGCGACGAGAAG GGCGAAATGGAAATCACTCCCGCGTGCTACTCCCACTTGACGTCATCACTCATGGGGCTGGCCCAAGGCAAACTGGCTGTCGTTCTCGAA ggAGGGTACTGCTTGAAATCCTTAGCCGAAGGAGCTGCTCTGACCTTGCGAACATTGCTTGGTGATCCTTGCCCAGTCATTGCAAAAGTCGAAGAGCCTTGTCAAAG TATTCAGGAAAGTATTTTGAGCGCTATTTATGTGCTTCGCCCTATGTGGAAATGTCTACAGTTCCAGGGCCGTTTTGATGCTTCAAAAGTGGGTAGTCAAAAGGAAGGAAAGCACTTTGTACCCAGTGTCACTTTTGAAGGATCTGACGTCAAACAAACATTGTTTGCCACTCGAAACTGCTACCCAGTGCAGAGCAATGAGACGATTGACCTCTTGGATCAGCGCCTTGATAAGCTCATTAAAG aaacGAGCTTGGCAGTGCCTAAGCATCGCGTTTGTTTCATCTACGATGAAAGAATGGCTTTGCATCGTAATATCAACGAACC TGGACATCCGGAGCGACCTGCTAGAATCACTTCAATCTACCAGAAATTGATGGAATTCGGAGTGTTGGAGCGCTGCCACCGGCTGGATGCTCGAGATGCCGATCGCGAAGAATTGCTGTGGTTGCATCAGGCCGACTACATCGATGAGATTGCGGCGACCGCTGGTAAAAAGCAATCGACTCTCAACCAATTGGAACGGCAGTACGGATCCATCTTCATCTGTCCGGAAACCTATCAGGCTGCGTTGCTCTCAGCCGGCTCGTCTCTCCAAATTGTTGAAAGTATTTTGAGCGGTGAGAGTCGTAGTGGAATAGGAGTCGTCCGGCCACCGGGGCACCACGCGGAATGCGACGAAGCGTAcggcttttgtttcttcaacaACACGGCGCTGGCAGCCAAATATGCCATCGAGATTCATCATTTAGAAAG AATCCTTATCGTCGATTGGGATGTACACCACGGCAACGGAATCCAGCGGATGTTTGAAGAGGATCCGCGCGTATTGTACATTTCCTTGCATCGCTTCGACATCTTCCCTTTCAAACCGGAAGAATCTGATTGCAACGTAGTAGGAAGCGGATCCGGAGCTGGATACACAGTCAACATCGCTTGGCCCAaa AGAGGGATGGGCGACACGGAATACCTTGCTGCGTTCCAGCAGATTATTATGCCTATCGCTTATCAATACAATCCGCAGTTAGTTCTTGTTGCAGCTGGATTCGATGCGGCCCAGGGGGATCCGTTGGgag GCTGCAAGATTACTCCGGAAGGGTACGGACAAATGACGAACATGCTTAGTTCACTTGCTCAAGGACGTGTTGCTATCCTACTCGAAGGCGGCTACAATTTGGATTCCATTTCGCACTCGATGACCATGTGTGCCAAAGCTTTGCTGGGAGACCCATTACCTTCACCAAGAATCGAACCACTCAATCCGGCAGCCATCAGCACCATCAAGCAGGTCGTCAGCCATCTGCTTCCTTATTGGAGTAGCCTCTGTTTCCACGTTGATTTACCCGAAGGAGATGTTCTCCCGCCTTGTGAAGTTACGAAAAAGCCGCTCAGTATTGAAGAACAATTGGAGAAACTCCAACTCGAGTCATCAGGAGCAACCAGTCAGGAGCCAGAAACTATCGTAGAGGGTACTGTGCTACTGCTGGAAGCTTGCGGTGTGACTGAGGCTGCTCCTCCTAAAACACTTCAGGAATTCTTGCTGTTGCCAGAAAATGTTGag GCTATGAAGGAGGGTACGCTGTTTTCTGTGGTTCCTTTATCGTGGTGTCCACATATAGAAGGACACGTTCTACCCGATGATAATGTCGCCAATCCTTGGGGCCTGCAAACTCCTTGCTCATGTTGCCAGGATAAGTCAGAAAACTGGGTCTGCCTATCTTGTTATCAG GTCAACTGTGGACGGTTCGTAAAAGGTCACATGAAGGAACATCATAACGAGAGTGGTCATTCGCTGGTTCTCAGTTTCTCTGATCTGTCAATCTGGTGTTACGAATGTGATTCCTACGTCGATAACAGG GCATTCTATTCAGCCAAGAACCGACTACATGTGGAGAAGTTCGGCGAACCCTTGCCACCTTCGTTTTCAGGTTGA
- the LOC124202188 gene encoding histone deacetylase 6-like isoform X2 → MSKQTKFSNFVKGRSPSNKKNEKLNVFVDHLQNTRDSKDKIRGQTGIVYDERMVEHQCLWDPNYPECPERFTRVLERCREYGLAQRCVEIQPRKATQDELLKLHTPDRIELLKGTDGSPDAEALEAISSGYDAIYIHPSTNELALLAAGSTVEMVDAILDGKIQNGMAVIRPPGHHAMKSEYCGYCFFNNVAVAAQHALDNKGVERILIVDWDVHHGQATQQMFYEDPRVLYFSVHRYEHGAFWPNLRESDFHYIGSGVGKGFNVNVPLNKTKMGNADYLAIWHQLLLPLAYEFRPDLVLVSSGFDSALGDEKGEMEITPACYSHLTSSLMGLAQGKLAVVLEGGYCLKSLAEGAALTLRTLLGDPCPVIAKVEEPCQSIQESILSAIYVLRPMWKCLQFQGRFDASKVGSQKEGKHFVPSVTFEGSDVKQTLFATRNCYPVQSNETIDLLDQRLDKLIKETSLAVPKHRVCFIYDERMALHRNINEPGHPERPARITSIYQKLMEFGVLERCHRLDARDADREELLWLHQADYIDEIAATAGKKQSTLNQLERQYGSIFICPETYQAALLSAGSSLQIVESILSGESRSGIGVVRPPGHHAECDEAYGFCFFNNTALAAKYAIEIHHLERILIVDWDVHHGNGIQRMFEEDPRVLYISLHRFDIFPFKPEESDCNVVGSGSGAGYTVNIAWPKRGMGDTEYLAAFQQIIMPIAYQYNPQLVLVAAGFDAAQGDPLGGKINFKKVLFIYRWISFNYTTFIGCKITPEGYGQMTNMLSSLAQGRVAILLEGGYNLDSISHSMTMCAKALLGDPLPSPRIEPLNPAAISTIKQVVSHLLPYWSSLCFHVDLPEGDVLPPCEVTKKPLSIEEQLEKLQLESSGATSQEPETIVEGTVLLLEACGVTEAAPPKTLQEFLLLPENVEAMKEGTLFSVVPLSWCPHIEGHVLPDDNVANPWGLQTPCSCCQDKSENWVCLSCYQVNCGRFVKGHMKEHHNESGHSLVLSFSDLSIWCYECDSYVDNRAFYSAKNRLHVEKFGEPLPPSFSG, encoded by the exons ATgagtaaacaaacaaagttttcGAATTTCGTGAAAGGTCGCTCAccatcgaataaaaaaaatgaaaaattaaatgtgttTGTGGATCACTTGCAAAAT ACTCGGGATTCTAAAGATAAGATACGTGGCCAAACAGGAATTGTTTATGATGAACGGATGGTTGAACACCAGTGTCTTTGGGATCCCAATTACCCTGAATGTCCAGAGAGATTCACTCGGGTTTTGGAAAG ATGCCGTGAATATGGGTTGGCTCAACGCTGTGTAGAAATTCAACCTAGAAAGGCAACTCAAGATGAGCTGTTGAAACTTCACACACCAGACAGAATTGAATTGCTCAAAGGAACAGATGGCAGTCCAGATGCTGAAGCATTAGAAGCTATCAGCTCAGGTTATGATGCCATTTACATTCATCCATCAACAAATGAGCTAGCATTGTTGGCAGCTGGATCAACAGTTGAGATGGTTGATGCCATACTGGATGGAAAGATACAAAATGGAATGGCTGTAATCAG ACCGCCAGGGCACCATGCAATGAAAAGTGAATATTGTGGCTATTGTTTCTTCAACAATGTAGCAGTTGCAGCCCAGCATGCATTAGATAACAAGGGTGTTGAAAGAATTCTGATTGTTGATTGGGATGTTCACCATGGCCAGGCAACTCAACAAATGTTCTACGAAGACCCCAG AGTCTTATATTTCTCGGTTCATCGTTATGAGCACGGAGCTTTTTGGCCCAATCTTCGTGAAAGCGATTTTCACTACATTGGAAGTGGAGTTGGCAAAGGCTTTAACGTGAACGTGCCACTgaataaaacgaaaatgggTAACGCCGACTATCTGGCCATTTGGCACCAGCTGCTATTGCCTCTGGCTTATGAA TTCCGCCCTGATCTTGTTCTCGTCTCCTCTGGTTTCGATTCGGCACTAGGCGACGAGAAG GGCGAAATGGAAATCACTCCCGCGTGCTACTCCCACTTGACGTCATCACTCATGGGGCTGGCCCAAGGCAAACTGGCTGTCGTTCTCGAA ggAGGGTACTGCTTGAAATCCTTAGCCGAAGGAGCTGCTCTGACCTTGCGAACATTGCTTGGTGATCCTTGCCCAGTCATTGCAAAAGTCGAAGAGCCTTGTCAAAG TATTCAGGAAAGTATTTTGAGCGCTATTTATGTGCTTCGCCCTATGTGGAAATGTCTACAGTTCCAGGGCCGTTTTGATGCTTCAAAAGTGGGTAGTCAAAAGGAAGGAAAGCACTTTGTACCCAGTGTCACTTTTGAAGGATCTGACGTCAAACAAACATTGTTTGCCACTCGAAACTGCTACCCAGTGCAGAGCAATGAGACGATTGACCTCTTGGATCAGCGCCTTGATAAGCTCATTAAAG aaacGAGCTTGGCAGTGCCTAAGCATCGCGTTTGTTTCATCTACGATGAAAGAATGGCTTTGCATCGTAATATCAACGAACC TGGACATCCGGAGCGACCTGCTAGAATCACTTCAATCTACCAGAAATTGATGGAATTCGGAGTGTTGGAGCGCTGCCACCGGCTGGATGCTCGAGATGCCGATCGCGAAGAATTGCTGTGGTTGCATCAGGCCGACTACATCGATGAGATTGCGGCGACCGCTGGTAAAAAGCAATCGACTCTCAACCAATTGGAACGGCAGTACGGATCCATCTTCATCTGTCCGGAAACCTATCAGGCTGCGTTGCTCTCAGCCGGCTCGTCTCTCCAAATTGTTGAAAGTATTTTGAGCGGTGAGAGTCGTAGTGGAATAGGAGTCGTCCGGCCACCGGGGCACCACGCGGAATGCGACGAAGCGTAcggcttttgtttcttcaacaACACGGCGCTGGCAGCCAAATATGCCATCGAGATTCATCATTTAGAAAG AATCCTTATCGTCGATTGGGATGTACACCACGGCAACGGAATCCAGCGGATGTTTGAAGAGGATCCGCGCGTATTGTACATTTCCTTGCATCGCTTCGACATCTTCCCTTTCAAACCGGAAGAATCTGATTGCAACGTAGTAGGAAGCGGATCCGGAGCTGGATACACAGTCAACATCGCTTGGCCCAaa AGAGGGATGGGCGACACGGAATACCTTGCTGCGTTCCAGCAGATTATTATGCCTATCGCTTATCAATACAATCCGCAGTTAGTTCTTGTTGCAGCTGGATTCGATGCGGCCCAGGGGGATCCGTTGGgaggtaaaataaattttaaaaaagtcctTTTCATTTACCGttggatttcttttaattatacGACGTTCATAGGCTGCAAGATTACTCCGGAAGGGTACGGACAAATGACGAACATGCTTAGTTCACTTGCTCAAGGACGTGTTGCTATCCTACTCGAAGGCGGCTACAATTTGGATTCCATTTCGCACTCGATGACCATGTGTGCCAAAGCTTTGCTGGGAGACCCATTACCTTCACCAAGAATCGAACCACTCAATCCGGCAGCCATCAGCACCATCAAGCAGGTCGTCAGCCATCTGCTTCCTTATTGGAGTAGCCTCTGTTTCCACGTTGATTTACCCGAAGGAGATGTTCTCCCGCCTTGTGAAGTTACGAAAAAGCCGCTCAGTATTGAAGAACAATTGGAGAAACTCCAACTCGAGTCATCAGGAGCAACCAGTCAGGAGCCAGAAACTATCGTAGAGGGTACTGTGCTACTGCTGGAAGCTTGCGGTGTGACTGAGGCTGCTCCTCCTAAAACACTTCAGGAATTCTTGCTGTTGCCAGAAAATGTTGag GCTATGAAGGAGGGTACGCTGTTTTCTGTGGTTCCTTTATCGTGGTGTCCACATATAGAAGGACACGTTCTACCCGATGATAATGTCGCCAATCCTTGGGGCCTGCAAACTCCTTGCTCATGTTGCCAGGATAAGTCAGAAAACTGGGTCTGCCTATCTTGTTATCAG GTCAACTGTGGACGGTTCGTAAAAGGTCACATGAAGGAACATCATAACGAGAGTGGTCATTCGCTGGTTCTCAGTTTCTCTGATCTGTCAATCTGGTGTTACGAATGTGATTCCTACGTCGATAACAGG GCATTCTATTCAGCCAAGAACCGACTACATGTGGAGAAGTTCGGCGAACCCTTGCCACCTTCGTTTTCAGGTTGA